AGATCTTTGAAGACAACGCCAATGCCCCAACTCTCTTCTTTTGGCTCACCAATAAACTCGACACCTTTTGCCTTTAAATGTTCATAAGTGCCACGGCAATCGTTGGTTGATAAACAACCAATACCGACATCGCCACCCTGTTTGCCAAT
This portion of the Candidatus Babeliales bacterium genome encodes:
- a CDS encoding VOC family protein translates to IGKQGGDVGIGCLSTNDCRGTYEHLKAKGVEFIGEPKEESWGIGVVFKDLYGNRYYLNESR